Genomic window (Chthonomonas sp.):
CCAAGTCGGCCATGAGCTTTGTGCAGATCACTCTGCCGCGCGTGAGCGGCTTGGAACCCGCGGACGATCCGAGCGCGGACTACTGGGACATGTGGTACTCGGGTATTCAGGTGTTCGATGATCGCATCACCCTGTTTGCCTACGATCTGCCGGTCGGCGAGCACAAGTTTGAGCTGAACTATCGCGCCGAAAAGCCGGGCAAGTACGTGGTGCGGTCGGGTTGGATGGCCCCCATGTATCAGCCCGACCTTGTGACCACCGGCATGGAAAGTCGTCTGGAGATCGTTCCGTGAAGGTCGTGATTCTGGGCTTGCTCGCGGCGGGAATTGGCGTCGCCACGCTGGGTTCGGGGAGCCGGGAGCAGGTGCTTGGCTCGTATGTGACGCCATTGGCCGGTCGCTCCAAGAACCAACGGGTCAATGCGCTTCGCGCGGCCGACGGCATCAACAGCGTCGTGATACCGGCGGGCGGCACGTTTAGCTTCAACCAACACGTGGGTTCGTGGAGCCGCGACCGCGGCTTTGTCAAAGCGCCGGTGAGCTACAACGGGCACCTGATTTCGGCGTACGGCGGGGCCGTGTGCCAGACCTCGACGACGCTCTACAACGCCGCGCTTTTGGCCGGACTCGAGGTGGTGGAGCGGAATCGCCACCGATTCGCGCCGAGCTATGTGGCCCCTGGTCGCGATGCCGCGGTCGCGTTTCCGGATATCGATTTGCGACTGCACAACCCCTACGATGAGCCGGTGGTGATTGTGGCCGGTCGGGAAGGCGAGCATCTGCGAGTACGCATTGTGGGGCGGCTCGCCGCGACCGGGATTAAGGTCGTGGGCGACGTGCATTCCGTCGCGCCAATGCGCGAGCTGACGGTGACGCCGGGGAGCGAGGTGCACCCGCACAAGGGAAAGGCGGGTTTCGACGTCAGCGTGTACCGGCTGTGGCCCAATGGTCAGCGCGAGCACGTGAGTTCGGACAACTATCCGGTGATGGATCGCCTAAAATCCGGACCCCCGTAGGATTGCTTGAATTTTAGCAATTCATCCTAGGAACTTTACTC
Coding sequences:
- a CDS encoding VanW family protein gives rise to the protein MKVVILGLLAAGIGVATLGSGSREQVLGSYVTPLAGRSKNQRVNALRAADGINSVVIPAGGTFSFNQHVGSWSRDRGFVKAPVSYNGHLISAYGGAVCQTSTTLYNAALLAGLEVVERNRHRFAPSYVAPGRDAAVAFPDIDLRLHNPYDEPVVIVAGREGEHLRVRIVGRLAATGIKVVGDVHSVAPMRELTVTPGSEVHPHKGKAGFDVSVYRLWPNGQREHVSSDNYPVMDRLKSGPP